A window of Thermodesulfobacteriota bacterium genomic DNA:
GTGGGCGGCGGGGACCACCGGGATGGGCTGGGCAGTGATGTCGATGCCGAGCTCCAGACACCGGGCGTGGATGCCGGGGAACCGCTCCCGCACGAAGTCCGGGGGCCGGTGGGTGATGTCGAGGAAGACGCACTCGTCCCCCCGGCGCTTCATCTCGGCGTCGATGGCCCGGGCCACGATGTCGCGGGGGGCCAGGCACCCCAGGGGGTGATAGCGCTCCATGAACGCCTCGCCGCTGGCCAGCCTGAGCACCCCGCCCTCTCCCCGTACCGCTTCACTGATGAGGAAGTTCTTTGCGTAGGGGTGGAAGAGGCAGGTGGGGTGGAACTGCATGAACTCGAGGTTGGCCACCCGGGCCCCGGCCCGGAAGGCCATGGCCACGCCGTCGCCGGAGGCGATGTCGGGGTTCGACGTGTACAGGTACACCTTCCCCGCGCCCCCCGTGGCCAGCCCGGTGACCCGCGCGGGAAAGGACTCCACGGCGCCCCCGGGCCCCAACACGTACGCGCCGAAGCACCGCGGTGCCCCACCCGGCCCCGGCCGGACCAGAAGGTCCACCGCGTAGTGGTTCTCGAAGAACCGGATGTTGGGGTGCTCCTTGGCCCGCCGCAGGAGCGCCTGCTCCACCTCTCGGCCGGTCATGTCCCGGGCGTGGACGATGCGGCGGCGGCTGTGCCCTCCCTCTCGACCCAGGTCGTAGGGAAGACCCGGCGTGGCCGACGGGGTGAACGAGACCCCCCAGCGCGCCAGGCGGGCGATCTCGCCGGGCGCTTCGCGCACCACCCGGGCCACCACGTCGGGATGGCACAAGCCGGCTCCGGCCGTCAGCGTATCCTGGACGTGGGCCTCGAAGGAGTCGGCCGGGTCCAGCACCGCGGCGATGCCCCCCTGGGC
This region includes:
- the nadB gene encoding L-aspartate oxidase; the encoded protein is MESFEVLVLGSGIAGLSLALQVAGRGPVAVVTKKDRGESNTNLAQGGIAAVLDPADSFEAHVQDTLTAGAGLCHPDVVARVVREAPGEIARLARWGVSFTPSATPGLPYDLGREGGHSRRRIVHARDMTGREVEQALLRRAKEHPNIRFFENHYAVDLLVRPGPGGAPRCFGAYVLGPGGAVESFPARVTGLATGGAGKVYLYTSNPDIASGDGVAMAFRAGARVANLEFMQFHPTCLFHPYAKNFLISEAVRGEGGVLRLASGEAFMERYHPLGCLAPRDIVARAIDAEMKRRGDECVFLDITHRPPDFVRERFPGIHARCLELGIDITAQPIPVVPAAHYLCGGVVVDDCARTSIPGLYAVGEVACTGLHGANRLASNSLLEALVFATAAAGDAGQWLDAAAPPLPPVEPWDDSGTTDSDDEVVVTQNWDEIRRFMWNYVGIVRTDKRLARARRRMDLLLEEIGEYYRNFRVTPNLVELRNLALVADLMIGCAMTRKESRGLHYNLDHPATDAAWQRDTVLEGPLP